The Plectropomus leopardus isolate mb chromosome 7, YSFRI_Pleo_2.0, whole genome shotgun sequence genome window below encodes:
- the faxcb gene encoding failed axon connections homolog, which translates to MYWAAGFASSRPCVVELGRNHSLPLGLCGSEQQQSLYGYIIAFPLQDYGGIMSVLGSDSWWKKTLYITGGALLAAAAYLLHELLAIRKEQELDSKDAIILHQFSRPKNGVPSLSPFCLKIETYLRMVDLPYQNYFDGKLSPQGKMPWIEYNHEQASGSEFIVDFLEEKLGVNLNINLTPQEKAVSRAVTKMVEEHLYWTIAYCQWVDNLEETQKLLAMSGPLSDTLKWLLSHLNGSMVRREMYGHGIGRFSKEEVYALMEKDMRTLATLLGDKKYFMGSKMSTLDATVFGHLAQAMWTLPGTRPEQLIKGELINLAMFCERMRRRFWPEWFVEVEDLYYDGDSESSGGRGSPSGLLDFGLFSRTDTLDDSDGSSHSAGHTQTHSPDSDHSLFDSDVGTGSDNDIQLKEDIMPDLEV; encoded by the exons ATGTACTGGGCTGCTGGCTTCGCCTCTTCCCGGCCGTGTGTGGTTGAGCTCGGGCGGAATCACAGCCTGCCCCTCGGGCTGTGCGGCTCCGAGCAGCAACAGTCTTTGTATGGCTATATCATCGCCTTCCCTTTGCAGGACTACGGGGGCATCATGTCGGTTCTGGGCTCGGATTCCTGGTGGAAGAAGACCCTGTACATCACCGGGGGGGCCCTGCTGGCTGCTGCAGCCTACCTACTGCACGAGCTGCTCGCCATCAG GAAGGAGCAGGAGCTGGACTCTAAAGACGCCATCATCCTTCATCAGTTCTCCAGGCCAAAGAATGGCGTGCCCAGCCTCTCACCCTTCTGCCTCAAAATAGAGACGTACCTGCGCATGGTGGACCTGCCCTACCAG AACTACTTTGATGGGAAGCTGTCGCCGCAGGGGAAGATGCCCTGGATTGAGTACAACCACGAGCAGGCTTCAGGGTCAGAGTTCATCGTAGACTTCCTGGAGGAGAAGCTGGGTGTCAACCTCAACATTAACCTCACCCCGCAGGAGAAAGCCGTGTCCCGAGCCGTCACCAAAATGGTCGAGGAACACCTGTACTG GACGATAGCCTACTGTCAGTGGGTGGACAACCTGGAGGAAACTCAGAAGCTTCTGGCGATGAGCGGCCCCCTGAGCGACACGCTGAAGTGGCTGCTGAGCCACCTGAACGGCAGCATGGTGCGCAGGGAGATGTACGGCCACGGCATCGGACGCTTCTCGAAGGAGGAGGTCTACGCACTGATGGAGAAGGACATGAGGACGCTGGCCACACTGCTGG GAGATAAGAAGTACTTCATGGGTTCGAAGATGTCGACATTAGATGCTACAGTGTTCGGGCATCTCGCCCAGGCCATGTGGACTCTGCCCGGGACACGACCGGAGCAACTCATCAAAG GAGAGCTGATCAACCTGGCCATGTTCTGCGAGCGGATGCGGAGGAGGTTCTGGCCCGAGTGGTTTGTGGAGGTGGAGGATCTTTATTACGATGGAGACAGCGAGAGCAGCGGCGGCCGCGGCTCCCCATCAGGCCTGCTGGACTTTGGCCTCTTCTCCAGGACTGACACTTTGGACGACAGCGACGGCAGCAGCCACTCAGCTggacacacgcaaacacactcCCCCGACTCCGACCACTCGCTCTTTGACTCGGATGTGGGCACGGGATCTGACAATGACATTCAGCTCAAGGAGGACATAATGCCCGACCTGGAGGTTTGA